The Lactuca sativa cultivar Salinas chromosome 2, Lsat_Salinas_v11, whole genome shotgun sequence genome includes a window with the following:
- the LOC111902589 gene encoding probable serine/threonine-protein kinase PBL11 translates to MAEKQWDSSASQPEAPFQSKKLDNSLLYNKYLWATLIVCSLILSVAAMLYLCKKKKFLAGFKRRMEYMKDKIDAHELMLRKFQVEELENATNHFAKECLIGSGAFGNVYKGTFEGDITLAIKKARDDSYTSIKEFRNEVKLLSKVKHPNLISLVGYCEETGTKGVQILVYEYVPNGSLLEHIVGRGREPLTWRQRVNIAIQAAKGIAHLHEGIKPSIIHRDIKPSNILIGDRFEAKVSDFGLVRSGPIGDNSHVSSQIKGTPGYLDPAYCTSFHLSQFSDVYSFGVILLQLIAARPAVDSNRCRTSYHIIEWAKPHIERGNIEEILDTNLLLGPCNMDIMLKMGRLGLRCVVKEPKQRPTMTQVFRELEAALLSADRFIHHLLPPRPLAATSGGRSTELRNGQGTDHDSNSVSLDGVGLQRFRVDMESVSFQSTSLRCLDSDSLIFNVDEEMSFCVDEDLSIPRD, encoded by the exons ATGGCCGAAAAGCAATGGGATTCTTCAGCGTCACAGCCAGAAGCACCATTTCAGAGTAAAAAGCTTGATAATTCAttactatacaacaagtatttgtgGGCAACGCTAATCGTTTGTAGCCTCATACTTTCTGTCGCGGCAATGTTAtatttatgcaagaaaaagaagTTTTTGGCTGGATTCAAGAGACGAATGGAGTACATGAAAG ATAAGATTGATGCTCATGAGCTTATGTTGAGGAAATTTCAAGTCGAAGAGCTCGAGAATGCTACCAATCATTTTGCAAAAGAGTGTCTGATAGGGTCAGGTGCATTCGGAAATGTATACAAAGGTACTTTTGAAGGGGATATAACTCTAGCCATCAAGAAGGCGCGTGACGATTCTTATACAAGCATAAAAGAATTCCGGAATG AGGTCAAGTTACTCTCAAAGGTGAAGCATCCAAACCTCATTAGCCTAGTGGGCTACTGTGAAGAAACTG GAACGAAGGGAGTGCAAATATTGGTTTATGAATATGTCCCAAATGGCTCGTTGCTTGAACATATTGTTG GAAGGGGGAGAGAGCCCTTAACATGGAGGCAAAGAGTAAACATAGCAATTCAAGCAGCTAAAGGTATAGCTCATTTGCATGAAGGAATTAAACCGAGCATAATCCACCGAGATATAAAACCAAGCAATATTCTCATTGGAGATAGGTTTGAGGCCAAAGTTTCGGATTTCGGGCTAGTTAGATCCGGCCCAATTGGGGATAACTCGCATGTTAGTAGTCAGATTAAAGGCACACCAGGGTATCTTGATCCAGCATACTGTACAAGTTTTCATTTGAGCCAGTTTAGCGATGTTTATAGCTTTGGAGTCATTCTCTTACAACTCATTGCGGCTCGGCCGGCTGTTGACTCAAACCGGTGTCGTACCAGTTATCACATCATTGAATGg GCGAAGCCTCATATTGAACGTGGGAATATTGAAGAAATCCTGGATACAAATCTGTTGCTAGGGCCATGCAACATGGATATCATGCTTAAAATGGGTCGATTGGGCTTACGATGTGTGGTAAAAGAGCCCAAACAAAGGCCCACAATGACTCAAGTCTTTCGTGAGCTAGAGGCAGCTCTCTTGTCAGCCGATAGATTCATCCACCATCTACTGCCACCACGACCTCTGGCGGCAACCTCCGGTGGTAGGTCAACGGAGCTTCGTAATGGTCAAGGGACTGATCATGATAGTAATTCGGTAAGTCTGGATGGTGTTGGGCTTCAGAGATTTCGTGTAGACATGGAGAGTGTTTCTTTTCAGAGTACAAGTTTGAGATGTTTAGATTCAGATAGTTTGATTTTTAATGTTGATGAAGAGATGAGTTTTTGTGTGGACGAGGATTTAAGTATCCCTCGTGATTGA
- the LOC111902577 gene encoding la-related protein 1C: MAATNVQSGDGGINSPTSQRGVSSSPWSQIVRRGGGGGESEVISPVVVATVGSAPASPSRSSVQEHVGNSSPDWSPSKVVQEAVSSPDDSGTEGQPDSSDNSGGNSASKKPVWNTPSKSNGVVEVVSPVMGTAWPALGESTKASLKSSSSESLKALSDGPWPPALQATGNSSSPHKQSSANNANSTSPPNHVAPTRQRSMKRGGGNSTANGVVSQPPPPPPSQDSVETQTPNDASGKPGLVADQQQPSPRDHTVTHKDSQKGGFGSQPHSGNDHNHHRGSFRRGNGGQHNHNYGGKRDHDRGNNHQEWNQHSRSFNNRDSHVQSPRGFSRGGGYMRPSVHTSAPFISPQMPVQVQPFGNNMMYPDPTSPVIYVPYAPPPESLRGMPFVTPLAPSMYFAVPDPQLHAKIVTQIDYYFSNENLVRDTYLRRNMDEQGWVPASLIAGFKKVSYLTDNIQLILDAMRTSTVVEVQGEKIRRRNDWMKWMMPVGGPSSPQAAVGRSSNDNEELVSQLQGVHLATSQEKFTTHGGSMA, translated from the exons ATGGCTGCCACGAACGTTCAATCTGGTGACGGCGGGATTAACAGCCCTACTTCGCAGCGGGGGGTTTCCTCGTCTCCGTGGAGTCAGATTGTTCGCCGTGGCGGCGGAGGCGGCGAGTCAGAAGTGATTTCTCCGGTTGTGGTGGCGACGGTTGGTTCTGCTCCGGCATCACCGTCGCGTTCATCTGTTCAGGAGCATGTTGGTAACTCTTCTCCTGATTGGTCTCCGTCTAAGGTGGTTCAGGAGGCGGTCAGCTCTCCGGATGATTCGGGTACTGAGGGTCAGCCTGATAGTTCTGATAACAGCGGCGGTAATAGCGCGTCTAAGAAGCCCGTGTGGAATACACCATCAAAATCAAATGGAGTTGTTGAGGTCGTCAGTCCAGTCATGGGTACGGCTTGGCCTGCGCTAGGTGAATCCACTAAAGCTTCCCTTAAATCCTCTTCATCGGAGTCCTTAAAAGCCCTTTCAGATGGCCCTTGGCCACCTGCATTACAG GCAACTGGAAATTCATCTTCACCACATAAACAGTCAAGTGCTAACAATGCAAATTCCACTTCACCTCCAAACCATGTGGCACCAACAAGGCAAAGGTCCATGAAGCGAGGTGGTGGCAACTCTACTGCAAATGGGGTGGTTTctcagccaccaccaccaccaccaagccAAGATTCAGTGGAAACACAAACACCCAATGACGCATCTGGGAAACCAGGTCTTGTTGCAGACCAACAACAACCTTCTCCAAGAGACCACACAGTCACACATAAAGATTCACAAAAAGGAGGCTttggatcacaacctcacagtgGCAACGATCACAATCACCACCGGGGTTCATTCAGAAGAGGCAATGGTGGACAACATAATCACAACTATGGAGGGAAACGAGATCATGATCGTGGTAATAATCACCAGGAATGGAATCAACATAGTAGAAGCTTTAATAACAGAGATTCACATGTGCAATCTCCAAGAGGTTTTTCCAGAGGTGGTGGTTACATGCGACCTTCTGTACATACTTCTGCTCCATTTATCTCTCCACAAATGCCTGTTCAAGTGCAGCCTTTTGGCAACAACATGATGTACCCTG ATCCGACATCTCCTGTAATTTATGTTCCATATGCACCACCACCAGAGTCCCTTAGAGGCATGCCTTTTGTTACTCCATTAGCACCTTCAATGTACTTTGCTGTTCCAGATCCCCAATTGCATGCTAAGATTGTGACCCAAATCGATTATTATTTCAG TAATGAGAACTTGGTGAGAGATACATACTTGCGAAGAAACATGGATGAACAGGGCTGGGTTCCTGCTAGCTTAATAGCAGGCTTCAAAAAA GTTTCTTATTTGACAGATAACATTCAACTAATATTAGATGCTATGCGAACTTCGACAGTTGTGGAAGTGCAG GGTGAGAAGATACGGAGGCGAAATGATTGGATGAAGTGGATGATGCCTGTAGGAGGCCCATCAAGTCCTCAAGCTGCTGTTGGAAGATCTTCAAATGATAATGAAGAGTTGGTGTCACAGCTTCAGGGTGTTCATCTTGCAACTTCTCAGGAAAAGTTCACTACTCATGGAGGCTCAATGGCTTGA